One stretch of Priestia megaterium DNA includes these proteins:
- a CDS encoding GNAT family N-acetyltransferase — MSVMMHIKKCTLEDVKHLQDISYKTFNETFKDQNSPENMKAYLEKAFTVEQLEKELSNTSSQFFFMYVNHEIAGYLKVNTDDAQSEEMGKEALEIERIYIGNSFQKQGLGKHLFNKAVEIATTLNKKKIWLGVWEKNENAIAFYKKQGFVQTGSHSFYMGDEEQIDFIMVKTLL, encoded by the coding sequence ATGTCAGTGATGATGCATATAAAAAAGTGTACTCTTGAAGATGTAAAACACCTTCAAGATATTAGTTACAAAACATTCAATGAAACATTTAAAGATCAAAATTCACCTGAAAACATGAAAGCTTATTTAGAAAAAGCATTTACAGTCGAACAGTTAGAAAAAGAACTATCAAATACGTCCTCGCAATTCTTTTTTATGTATGTCAATCATGAAATTGCAGGTTATTTAAAGGTTAATACGGATGATGCTCAGTCTGAAGAGATGGGGAAAGAAGCGCTTGAAATTGAAAGAATTTATATAGGTAACAGCTTTCAAAAACAAGGGCTTGGTAAACATTTATTTAATAAAGCAGTAGAGATAGCAACGACACTTAATAAAAAGAAAATTTGGTTAGGCGTATGGGAAAAAAATGAAAATGCGATTGCTTTTTATAAGAAACAGGGATTTGTTCAAACTGGATCTCACTCGTTTTATATGGGAGACGAAGAACAAATAGACTTCATTATGGTTAAAACACTTTTATAG
- a CDS encoding metalloregulator ArsR/SmtB family transcription factor, with protein sequence MQLDKLVNYHKAVGDPTRIRIISLLKKGPLHGQAIAYKLGLQPSTITHHISKLRDVGIIYQRRQGNIIYFYLNLERLEYNSKAILRIGDDVMENQDNQLHDKDKLSIVKNFINSDGTLKIIPSQRKKKNVILAYLIRDLQHGKRYPEKELNEYIKKYHEDYATIRRELIMQHFMYRQNGEYELNPKEMWPVIF encoded by the coding sequence ATGCAATTGGATAAGTTGGTGAATTACCATAAAGCCGTTGGCGATCCGACCAGAATTAGAATTATTTCACTATTAAAAAAAGGACCTCTTCACGGGCAAGCAATTGCTTACAAATTGGGGTTGCAGCCTTCAACTATTACTCATCATATTTCAAAGCTAAGAGATGTAGGAATCATTTATCAAAGAAGACAAGGAAATATTATTTATTTTTATCTAAATCTTGAAAGGCTTGAATATAACTCAAAGGCTATTTTGAGGATTGGAGATGACGTGATGGAAAATCAAGATAATCAATTACACGATAAAGATAAATTATCTATTGTTAAAAACTTTATAAATAGTGATGGCACTTTAAAAATCATTCCGAGCCAAAGAAAGAAAAAGAACGTGATATTAGCTTATTTAATACGTGATTTACAGCATGGAAAAAGGTATCCAGAAAAAGAATTAAATGAATATATAAAAAAATACCATGAAGATTATGCAACTATTCGCAGAGAGTTAATTATGCAGCATTTTATGTATAGGCAAAATGGAGAATACGAGTTAAATCCGAAAGAGATGTGGCCCGTTATTTTTTAA
- a CDS encoding DUF6980 family protein: protein MKKHCCDYMDYHANFTCDIHSDPFECPDNFILFNQTDNEYGLIVHDGGSSIIGISFCPWCGTKL, encoded by the coding sequence ATGAAAAAGCATTGCTGCGATTATATGGATTATCATGCGAACTTTACATGTGACATTCATAGTGATCCATTTGAGTGTCCAGATAACTTTATTTTATTTAATCAAACAGACAACGAATACGGTTTAATTGTCCATGATGGCGGTTCGTCCATTATTGGGATTTCATTTTGTCCATGGTGTGGTACGAAGCTATGA